In Levilactobacillus brevis, a single genomic region encodes these proteins:
- a CDS encoding MarR family transcriptional regulator, translating to MAEILRSIGAVARALDGISNIEFKALELNRGQYLYLVRVAETPGIILERLAAIVKVDKTTAARAIQKLEKNGILERRPSPTDKKQKQIFLTAKGEALYPTIKRENAYSNEVALQGFTPEERDQLASYLKRVEGNINTDWINVKCGHHRDY from the coding sequence TTGGCAGAAATTCTCCGATCCATCGGCGCGGTGGCTCGGGCGCTCGACGGCATTAGTAACATCGAATTCAAGGCGCTCGAGCTCAACCGCGGCCAGTACCTTTATTTGGTCCGGGTGGCCGAAACCCCCGGCATTATCCTAGAACGGTTGGCGGCTATCGTAAAGGTCGACAAAACCACGGCGGCTCGCGCCATCCAAAAACTGGAAAAAAACGGGATCTTGGAACGCCGCCCCAGTCCCACCGACAAGAAACAAAAACAAATTTTTCTCACGGCCAAGGGTGAGGCGCTCTACCCGACCATTAAGCGGGAGAACGCCTACTCCAACGAGGTCGCCCTACAGGGATTTACACCCGAAGAGCGCGATCAGCTTGCCAGCTACTTAAAACGCGTCGAAGGCAACATCAACACCGACTGGATCAACGTTAAATGTGGCCATCACCGCGACTACTGA
- a CDS encoding GNAT family N-acetyltransferase encodes MTTTITPVTLTDLSTLHDISVETFTATFGADNTPEKLAAYLEHDLSAEQLRRELADSTARFFFIEQDGQLAGYGKLLYHDADLEIQRVYVRQAFQHQGLGRKFLEFAEQEAHNHQLPQIILGVWEHNDNARAFYRFMGYHRYGEHTFDLGADHQTDFLLAKEL; translated from the coding sequence ATGACAACTACCATTACCCCGGTCACACTGACCGATCTCTCCACGCTTCACGATATCAGTGTGGAAACCTTTACCGCCACGTTCGGTGCCGACAATACGCCGGAAAAATTGGCCGCTTATCTGGAACACGACCTGAGTGCCGAACAGCTTCGCCGCGAACTCGCCGATTCAACTGCCCGGTTCTTCTTCATTGAACAGGATGGCCAACTCGCCGGTTACGGAAAGCTACTCTACCATGACGCCGACTTAGAAATTCAGCGTGTCTACGTGCGACAAGCGTTCCAACATCAAGGACTCGGTCGAAAATTCCTGGAATTTGCCGAACAAGAAGCGCACAATCACCAGCTGCCTCAGATCATCCTTGGTGTCTGGGAACATAACGACAATGCCCGTGCCTTTTACCGTTTCATGGGCTACCACCGCTATGGTGAACATACCTTTGATTTAGGCGCAGACCACCAGACGGATTTTCTCTTAGCGAAAGAACTTTAA
- a CDS encoding alpha-glucosidase: MGGAQWWQHAVGYQIYPQSFLDTNHDGMGDLAGIQRKIDYLKTLRVDFVWISSFYPSGGVDNGYDVTQYEGVDPQFGTLAEFDQLVMALHTANLKVVIDLALNHTSSDHPWFRQALADPTSAYHDYYIWQPTTPDVAPNNWESVFGGSAWTYHPASQAAYLHTFARKQPDLNWENPAVRQEMAAIIQWWADRGVDGFRLDGVTHLKKKADFADVTAPRTGYYQDFAEVTPYLAALKPVLQRNHLLAIGEAGGIDMATAQRWLDPETGYFDLLLEFDHVHYWEDAEPKLPVAALRENLTKWQLAMAEKGWNALFIENHDLPRAVSYYGNPVDYRRRSAKALGLWYLLMKGTPFIYQGQELGLPNAHFDRITDYRDLDSRLYYRQQRAKGVSERDILARLAAKSRDNARTPFPWNDEAYGGFSDHEPWIRPAQLTERVNVERESHDPYSVFTFYRQLIQLKKTIPTLQKGRYELIDTKDDQLYVYRRTYNGDNWLIVVNMSNETATTQEFDLNPSEMIVTNMRVDSASDDTQLQPWEARLYHLRKLE, encoded by the coding sequence ATGGGCGGCGCACAGTGGTGGCAACACGCAGTCGGATATCAGATTTATCCGCAAAGTTTTTTAGATACGAATCACGATGGGATGGGAGATTTAGCTGGTATCCAGCGGAAAATCGACTATCTTAAGACCTTGCGGGTCGACTTTGTCTGGATCTCTTCGTTTTATCCCTCAGGTGGGGTGGACAACGGCTACGATGTCACGCAATATGAGGGCGTTGACCCGCAGTTTGGAACCTTGGCGGAGTTCGACCAGTTGGTGATGGCGCTTCATACGGCTAATCTCAAAGTGGTGATCGACTTGGCGCTGAATCACACGTCGAGTGACCATCCCTGGTTCCGTCAAGCCTTGGCCGATCCGACCAGTGCTTACCATGATTATTATATTTGGCAACCGACCACGCCGGACGTGGCCCCCAACAACTGGGAGTCGGTCTTCGGCGGTTCGGCTTGGACCTACCATCCGGCGAGTCAGGCGGCCTATCTGCACACTTTCGCACGTAAACAGCCGGATCTAAATTGGGAGAATCCGGCGGTGCGTCAGGAAATGGCCGCGATTATTCAGTGGTGGGCCGACCGCGGTGTCGACGGTTTTCGCTTAGATGGTGTCACGCATCTGAAGAAAAAGGCGGATTTTGCCGACGTCACGGCGCCACGAACGGGGTATTACCAAGACTTTGCGGAAGTCACGCCCTATTTGGCGGCCCTTAAACCAGTCTTGCAACGCAATCATTTGTTAGCCATTGGCGAAGCGGGTGGAATTGACATGGCAACGGCGCAACGGTGGCTGGATCCCGAGACGGGGTATTTTGACCTCTTATTGGAATTCGACCACGTGCACTACTGGGAGGATGCCGAACCCAAGCTACCAGTGGCCGCTTTACGCGAGAACTTAACCAAATGGCAACTGGCCATGGCTGAAAAAGGTTGGAACGCCTTGTTCATTGAAAATCATGATTTGCCACGTGCTGTTTCATACTACGGCAATCCCGTTGATTATCGGCGGCGTTCCGCGAAGGCGCTGGGGTTGTGGTACCTGTTGATGAAGGGAACACCCTTTATTTATCAGGGCCAGGAACTAGGCTTGCCGAATGCCCACTTCGATCGGATTACCGACTACCGTGACTTGGATAGTCGCCTGTATTACCGGCAACAGCGGGCGAAGGGTGTTAGCGAACGGGACATTTTGGCCCGGTTGGCTGCAAAGAGTCGGGACAACGCGCGCACGCCGTTCCCTTGGAACGACGAGGCTTACGGTGGATTTTCGGATCACGAACCGTGGATTCGACCGGCGCAGTTGACGGAACGCGTGAACGTAGAACGGGAGAGTCACGACCCGTACTCCGTCTTTACGTTCTACCGGCAGCTGATCCAACTAAAGAAGACGATTCCCACGTTACAAAAGGGTCGTTACGAATTGATTGACACGAAGGACGACCAGCTGTATGTTTATCGGCGGACCTATAACGGCGACAACTGGCTGATTGTTGTGAACATGAGTAATGAAACCGCGACAACACAGGAGTTTGATCTGAATCCCAGCGAAATGATTGTCACGAACATGCGGGTGGATTCGGCGTCGGACGATACGCAACTTCAACCTTGGGAAGCGCGGTTGTACCATTTGCGGAAATTGGAATAA
- a CDS encoding ABC transporter ATP-binding protein, giving the protein MLRTEDLGYWYQDKAQPLFQKVNLEFEEGQSYAILGHSGTGKTTFLSLIAGLDKPREGEILLNDRALSKIGLTNFRRHDVAIVFQAYNLFTYMSPLDNLLTAMAITGARHAGDKGYAQRILNDLGIGDDLITRNVQHLSGGQQQRVAIARTMCCDAQLVVADEPTGNLDEDNTRAVIEQFQRIAHEQKKCVIIVTHEPDVAAKCDHQYRLENKQFVQLV; this is encoded by the coding sequence ATGTTACGAACCGAAGATCTGGGGTATTGGTATCAAGATAAAGCCCAACCCCTCTTTCAAAAAGTGAATCTCGAATTCGAGGAAGGCCAGTCCTACGCCATTCTCGGCCATAGTGGAACCGGGAAGACGACCTTTCTGTCCCTGATTGCCGGGCTAGATAAGCCGCGGGAAGGGGAAATCTTACTGAATGACCGGGCCCTCAGCAAAATTGGTCTCACCAACTTTCGCCGACATGACGTGGCGATTGTCTTTCAGGCCTACAATCTCTTCACCTACATGTCACCGCTGGATAACTTGTTGACGGCGATGGCCATCACGGGCGCGCGGCATGCCGGCGATAAAGGCTATGCTCAGCGGATATTAAACGACCTGGGAATTGGCGATGATCTCATCACGCGAAACGTCCAGCACCTCTCCGGGGGCCAGCAACAACGGGTCGCGATTGCCCGAACCATGTGTTGCGATGCCCAGCTGGTTGTGGCCGATGAGCCCACGGGGAACCTGGATGAGGACAACACGCGTGCCGTCATCGAACAATTCCAGCGGATTGCTCATGAGCAGAAGAAGTGCGTGATTATCGTGACACACGAACCAGACGTGGCGGCGAAGTGTGATCATCAGTATCGCTTGGAGAATAAGCAGTTTGTGCAGTTGGTGTAG
- a CDS encoding ABC transporter permease: protein MNFFKRAWLNVWAKKGRSVLLILVSSAILMFVLAGLLIRSAAVKATETAKQEAGATMTLSANRQSAFKKMQSKRSSSTSKSSRPKLTLTPVKLSDAQKIAKLSNIKSYNVTSSTTANAKSYDTVSTSTGMGGNGGGPGGMKAGSSSSGDTQINGVTATSLTTAFANNQSKITKGRGIKAFDKGTNNVVIEKELASQNDLTVGDTMTVKETTGSKSTLKVKIVGIYKASSTSSASAGPMSTDPSNTIYASYTLANTIKGSKYAGTADSVTFNVNNPAKVSATKKAGNQLISSKYSLSTDDSTYQSVKSSMDNVASFANKIVWLVAIAGTIILALIVILMIRERRFEIGILLSLGEARWKIVAQFFTEMLMVIVIALAIAGVGGKFVGNQLGSQLVAQSTTTTQTTSSTSGQPGGGQPGGGMRGGAGGPGNATTQTTATKQAELDVNVSAVDLAELGGFGLAITFLSIMIASGGILRLEPKKVLIS from the coding sequence ATGAATTTTTTCAAACGGGCCTGGTTAAACGTGTGGGCGAAGAAGGGCCGGTCAGTCTTACTGATCCTGGTCTCGTCCGCCATTCTTATGTTTGTTTTAGCCGGTCTACTGATTAGGAGTGCGGCAGTCAAGGCAACGGAGACGGCCAAACAGGAAGCAGGAGCTACGATGACGCTGTCGGCGAACCGGCAGTCCGCATTTAAGAAGATGCAGAGCAAGCGTTCTAGTAGTACCTCGAAGTCTAGCCGACCCAAGTTGACGTTGACACCGGTCAAGCTGAGCGATGCGCAAAAGATTGCCAAACTCAGTAACATTAAGAGTTACAACGTGACCAGCAGCACCACGGCCAATGCCAAGTCCTACGATACGGTCTCGACCAGTACGGGGATGGGCGGCAACGGTGGTGGCCCAGGTGGCATGAAGGCGGGAAGTAGTTCGTCGGGTGATACCCAGATCAATGGGGTCACGGCGACGTCACTGACTACGGCCTTCGCCAATAACCAGAGTAAGATTACCAAGGGTCGTGGCATTAAGGCGTTCGATAAAGGGACCAACAATGTGGTGATCGAAAAGGAATTGGCCAGCCAAAATGACTTGACGGTCGGCGATACCATGACGGTCAAGGAGACGACCGGCTCCAAGAGTACCCTCAAGGTTAAGATTGTGGGGATTTACAAGGCCAGCTCCACCAGTTCGGCGAGTGCCGGGCCAATGAGTACGGACCCGTCCAACACGATTTATGCCTCGTACACGCTGGCCAACACGATTAAGGGTAGCAAGTATGCCGGTACCGCGGATTCAGTGACGTTTAACGTCAACAATCCCGCCAAGGTCAGTGCAACGAAAAAGGCCGGTAACCAGCTGATTAGCAGTAAGTATTCACTGAGCACGGACGATTCGACTTACCAATCCGTGAAGTCTTCGATGGATAACGTGGCCAGTTTTGCCAATAAGATCGTTTGGTTGGTGGCGATTGCCGGTACGATAATTCTGGCGTTAATCGTTATCCTGATGATTCGGGAGCGCCGCTTTGAGATTGGCATCTTGCTATCCTTAGGCGAGGCTCGCTGGAAGATTGTCGCCCAGTTCTTTACGGAAATGCTGATGGTGATCGTGATTGCCCTAGCCATTGCGGGCGTTGGCGGAAAATTTGTTGGCAATCAGCTGGGGTCCCAGTTGGTCGCGCAAAGTACAACGACCACGCAAACGACCAGTAGTACCTCGGGCCAGCCCGGTGGCGGCCAACCCGGCGGTGGCATGCGCGGTGGTGCTGGTGGTCCGGGTAACGCGACGACGCAGACAACCGCAACCAAGCAGGCCGAGCTGGACGTTAATGTGAGTGCCGTTGATTTGGCGGAACTCGGCGGCTTCGGCTTAGCTATTACGTTCCTGTCGATCATGATTGCTTCCGGTGGAATCCTGCGACTGGAGCCGAAGAAAGTGCTGATATCATAA
- a CDS encoding FAD-binding protein: MTVFSAYSDSDILTYLKAQVADGTVATDEATLRKQSFNPNATGGETGLARAFVSVASVADIQGVLRTARKFHIAVIPQTTFSSTVIGSDGITGAIILSTRKMNQILEISKEDSVAVVQPGVVNGDLDKEARKQGLFYAPDPGSKPFSSIGGNVSTNAGGMSTVRYGATKDNVLGLKAVLADGRTVKLGGRTLKQAFGYDLTQLFVGSEGTLGIIYEVTVKLMPIPLGQSVMGVAFFENMTALAQGVTAIRMSGVYPTMLEALDGNTVIALDKYEKTHYAENSGAMLIFRLEGGSPENVQVVRDLLAKYHGQNVTVTTDETEQANLEQLRRDMLPAVFAGRNHLMEDMAMPLSKLAPMMDYLQDLGHKLGITIYTAGHAGDGNVHPTFVWDKDVDEVPEVIIEALRQTFWKTLELGGTISGEHAVGMLKNQWNNPELGETVDQLQHQIKTLFDPMNLLNPKRKID; this comes from the coding sequence ATGACAGTGTTCAGTGCTTATTCTGACAGTGATATCTTGACTTATCTGAAAGCCCAAGTCGCGGATGGAACGGTGGCGACGGACGAGGCGACGCTCCGGAAGCAGTCGTTCAACCCCAACGCCACGGGTGGTGAAACCGGATTGGCCCGGGCGTTTGTTTCGGTGGCTAGTGTGGCCGATATCCAAGGCGTGTTGCGGACGGCACGGAAATTCCATATTGCGGTGATTCCGCAGACGACCTTCAGTAGTACGGTGATTGGGTCCGATGGGATTACCGGCGCCATCATCTTGTCTACGCGTAAGATGAACCAGATTCTGGAAATCAGCAAGGAAGATTCCGTCGCGGTGGTTCAACCGGGCGTGGTGAACGGTGATTTGGACAAGGAAGCGCGGAAACAAGGCTTGTTCTACGCGCCAGATCCTGGGTCCAAGCCGTTTTCGTCCATCGGGGGCAACGTCTCAACCAATGCCGGGGGGATGAGCACCGTACGCTACGGGGCCACGAAGGATAACGTGCTGGGTCTCAAGGCCGTCTTGGCGGACGGCCGCACGGTCAAGCTCGGTGGACGCACGTTGAAACAGGCCTTTGGCTACGACCTGACCCAATTGTTCGTCGGTTCTGAAGGCACTTTGGGCATCATCTATGAAGTGACGGTCAAATTAATGCCGATTCCGTTGGGTCAGTCTGTCATGGGCGTGGCGTTCTTCGAGAACATGACGGCCTTGGCCCAAGGGGTTACGGCGATCCGGATGTCCGGCGTCTACCCGACGATGTTGGAGGCTCTGGACGGCAACACCGTGATTGCACTGGATAAGTACGAGAAGACCCACTACGCCGAGAACAGCGGTGCCATGCTGATCTTTCGGCTCGAAGGCGGCAGTCCGGAGAACGTTCAGGTCGTGCGCGACCTTTTGGCCAAGTATCACGGGCAGAACGTTACGGTCACCACGGATGAAACGGAACAGGCCAACTTGGAACAGCTTCGCCGCGACATGTTGCCAGCGGTCTTTGCCGGGCGCAATCACCTGATGGAAGACATGGCGATGCCGCTGTCCAAGTTAGCACCGATGATGGACTATCTCCAAGACTTGGGGCATAAGCTGGGAATCACTATCTATACGGCGGGACATGCCGGCGATGGCAACGTTCACCCGACCTTCGTGTGGGATAAGGACGTCGACGAGGTGCCCGAGGTCATCATCGAAGCGCTCCGACAGACCTTCTGGAAGACATTGGAACTCGGGGGCACAATCTCCGGGGAACACGCCGTGGGGATGCTGAAAAATCAGTGGAACAATCCCGAATTGGGTGAAACGGTTGATCAACTTCAGCATCAGATTAAGACGCTGTTTGATCCCATGAATCTCTTGAATCCTAAGCGAAAGATTGACTAA
- a CDS encoding MarR family transcriptional regulator codes for MLERRLGAWLRDAEHQMNFEMNEFARPYGLTGMQMSVIDFLSRRGTAESFQVDVEREFHVQRSTASILIKRMVEHDLVTRVVAANDSRKRQLRLTPRGQALVPMITRHLEQQDAKMVAGLTTTEAQAFRRALRNVTRWGKTPKEDD; via the coding sequence TTGTTAGAACGACGATTAGGCGCTTGGCTACGCGATGCCGAGCACCAGATGAACTTTGAAATGAACGAGTTTGCCCGGCCGTACGGCTTGACCGGCATGCAGATGTCCGTGATTGATTTCCTCAGTCGACGTGGAACGGCCGAGAGCTTTCAAGTGGACGTGGAACGGGAATTTCACGTCCAGCGTTCCACGGCATCCATCTTGATTAAACGCATGGTGGAACACGACCTCGTGACGCGAGTTGTGGCGGCCAATGACAGCCGCAAACGACAATTGCGACTGACGCCCCGGGGGCAAGCGCTAGTGCCCATGATTACGCGGCATTTGGAACAACAGGATGCCAAGATGGTTGCTGGTTTGACGACAACCGAGGCTCAAGCCTTTCGCCGCGCCTTACGCAACGTGACCCGGTGGGGAAAGACACCTAAGGAGGATGACTAA
- a CDS encoding magnesium transporter CorA family protein, with the protein MIVERKIGAKDQDLKWIMTMVESDADRNDLQVKYGLTDEILTYITDENERSHYDRDEFLNSQLFVLHVPVVVDQVSQRYITRPVTFLLKGNAVFSITTKTTHWVNTLLSERLKLNQIYDTNELLLVGMFILFDQFIGPIRKINAEQNRLDQQLNKSPDNKDLIALSNLQQSLAYFVSATRNNAMMAVNLSNTPFGRQLSDTNQERLDDAVIEARQTSEMTAIEADVVDRISRTFNNVLNNNLNDTMKFLTIWSLVLTIPTIVTGFYGMNVKLPLTNYGGISWLITVAITLGVMVWVALMLKHRHFW; encoded by the coding sequence ATGATAGTTGAAAGAAAAATTGGGGCGAAAGATCAGGATTTAAAGTGGATCATGACCATGGTTGAGAGCGACGCTGACCGCAATGACTTGCAGGTCAAGTACGGTCTCACCGATGAAATCCTCACGTACATTACCGATGAGAATGAACGTTCCCACTATGATCGCGATGAATTCTTGAATTCCCAACTGTTCGTCTTGCACGTGCCAGTTGTGGTGGATCAGGTGTCTCAACGGTACATTACCCGGCCAGTAACCTTTCTGCTGAAGGGAAACGCCGTGTTCTCCATCACGACGAAGACCACGCATTGGGTCAACACGTTACTGAGCGAACGATTGAAGTTAAATCAGATCTACGATACCAACGAGCTACTGCTGGTCGGCATGTTTATTCTCTTTGACCAGTTCATTGGGCCGATTCGAAAAATCAATGCGGAACAGAATCGCTTGGATCAACAGCTCAACAAGTCACCGGACAACAAGGATTTAATTGCCCTGTCCAACCTGCAACAGAGTCTGGCCTACTTCGTCAGTGCCACGCGGAACAACGCCATGATGGCGGTCAACCTGAGCAACACGCCGTTTGGTCGGCAGTTGTCGGACACCAATCAGGAGCGACTGGATGATGCGGTCATTGAAGCCCGGCAAACCTCTGAAATGACGGCGATTGAGGCGGATGTTGTCGATCGTATTTCACGGACGTTTAACAACGTGCTGAACAATAACCTGAACGATACGATGAAGTTCTTGACGATCTGGTCGTTGGTCCTGACGATTCCGACCATTGTGACGGGGTTCTACGGCATGAACGTAAAACTTCCGTTGACCAATTACGGGGGCATTTCGTGGCTGATTACGGTGGCGATTACCCTAGGCGTGATGGTCTGGGTCGCCTTGATGCTGAAGCACCGGCATTTCTGGTAA
- a CDS encoding pyruvate oxidase: MTKMIAGQALVKVLEAWGVDHLYGIPGGSINHTVEGLYLEKDKIQYIQVRHEEVGALAAAADAKYTGKVGVAFGSAGPGATHLFNGLYDAKMDHVPMLALVGQVPTATMNTNYFQEMDETPMFGDVAVYNRTATTAEQLPYVVNQAIREAYRQKGPAVVIIPEDLSATEIDYEPVKTPNTVSDTFTQQIDPKAVTATLELLKAAKHPLIYAGRGLLGARDELVKFSEQFNIPVLNTVPATGVIPTDHPNAIGTFGRLGSKSGFEALQHTDLILFLGSEFPFAQFWPKNIKIIQVNNNAFDIGKMVPIDYAVISDAKSYLQAMIETGETLPETDWLKANRLNKQNWNKWLDQLAADDSQGLAPEAVTKKVASMVGPKDTYGVDTGNVSEWSVRGLPMDKQQRFVLSGLFATMGYGLPAGMAGALSVPDGQAWSFSGDGGFAMVAPDIITEARYELPVINVVFSNRRFGFIYREQVDTKQHLYGVDLTDADWAKVAEGLGGIGFTVTNNAEVEQVFDQIKDLQAKGNKKPIVVNAVIKNDDPIGTAFMPLDAKLYGQETVDAYAKENHIDLKQQPALGELLRAKGDNL, encoded by the coding sequence ATGACAAAAATGATTGCGGGTCAAGCATTAGTTAAGGTTTTAGAAGCCTGGGGGGTCGACCACCTTTATGGCATTCCCGGCGGTTCCATCAACCACACCGTGGAGGGGCTCTACCTGGAGAAGGATAAAATCCAATATATTCAAGTTCGTCATGAAGAGGTCGGCGCCTTAGCTGCGGCTGCCGATGCGAAATACACCGGTAAGGTCGGGGTTGCCTTTGGTTCCGCGGGTCCCGGGGCCACACATCTGTTCAACGGTCTCTACGACGCCAAGATGGACCACGTGCCGATGCTGGCGTTAGTGGGACAGGTGCCGACCGCCACGATGAACACCAACTACTTCCAAGAAATGGATGAAACGCCAATGTTTGGTGACGTTGCCGTCTACAATCGGACCGCTACGACCGCGGAACAACTCCCTTACGTGGTTAACCAAGCCATTCGGGAAGCTTACCGGCAAAAGGGCCCGGCCGTAGTCATTATTCCGGAAGACCTGTCCGCAACTGAAATCGACTATGAACCGGTTAAGACGCCGAATACGGTTTCTGATACGTTTACCCAGCAGATTGATCCTAAGGCCGTGACGGCCACACTGGAACTACTGAAGGCCGCTAAGCATCCGTTGATCTACGCGGGCCGTGGCCTGCTGGGTGCCCGGGATGAATTGGTCAAGTTCAGCGAACAATTCAATATCCCCGTCCTCAACACCGTTCCAGCAACCGGTGTCATCCCAACCGACCATCCGAACGCCATTGGTACGTTTGGTCGTTTGGGGTCCAAGTCCGGCTTTGAAGCTCTCCAACACACCGATTTGATTCTGTTCTTGGGTTCCGAATTTCCATTTGCACAGTTCTGGCCGAAGAACATCAAGATTATTCAAGTCAACAACAATGCCTTTGATATTGGTAAGATGGTTCCGATTGACTATGCGGTGATCAGCGATGCCAAGAGTTACCTGCAAGCTATGATTGAGACGGGTGAAACGTTGCCTGAAACAGACTGGCTGAAGGCCAACCGCCTGAACAAGCAAAACTGGAACAAGTGGTTGGATCAATTGGCCGCTGACGATAGTCAAGGCTTAGCACCGGAAGCCGTGACCAAGAAGGTCGCATCGATGGTCGGCCCCAAGGATACCTACGGCGTGGACACCGGGAACGTCTCCGAATGGTCGGTTCGGGGCCTACCGATGGACAAGCAGCAACGCTTTGTCTTATCCGGCCTGTTTGCCACAATGGGCTACGGCTTACCTGCCGGCATGGCTGGCGCCTTGAGTGTACCGGACGGTCAAGCTTGGTCGTTCTCCGGTGATGGGGGCTTCGCCATGGTGGCGCCTGACATCATTACGGAAGCGCGCTATGAGTTGCCAGTCATCAACGTGGTCTTTAGTAACCGGCGTTTCGGGTTCATTTACCGCGAACAGGTTGATACGAAACAACACCTGTACGGGGTTGACCTGACCGACGCCGACTGGGCTAAGGTCGCCGAAGGACTCGGTGGTATCGGTTTTACCGTCACCAACAATGCCGAGGTGGAACAGGTCTTTGATCAGATCAAGGATCTGCAGGCCAAGGGCAATAAGAAGCCAATCGTCGTTAACGCTGTGATTAAGAACGACGACCCAATTGGCACGGCCTTCATGCCACTAGACGCCAAACTTTATGGTCAAGAAACCGTGGATGCTTATGCCAAGGAAAACCACATTGACCTTAAACAACAACCCGCATTAGGGGAATTGCTACGGGCCAAGGGTGACAATCTTTAA
- a CDS encoding MarR family transcriptional regulator: MAKSKVVHAESFFESYMELKRELEKSATRFQRAMGISVDQYAILHHILENPGKLTSATVADSRGISRAAVSRGISQLIRRGYVLQSYQTSDRRVRPLSLTTSGEDLERACHDLLIKSAKIMSETPLKDEGSQVTVGELTQMLAAATAQLTPESSES, from the coding sequence ATGGCAAAGAGTAAGGTCGTACATGCGGAAAGTTTTTTCGAATCTTACATGGAATTAAAGCGAGAATTAGAGAAATCAGCAACGCGGTTCCAGCGAGCCATGGGGATTTCGGTGGATCAATATGCAATTCTGCACCATATTTTAGAAAATCCTGGTAAGCTGACGTCAGCCACTGTTGCCGATAGTCGGGGAATTTCACGAGCAGCCGTTTCGCGGGGGATCTCACAGTTGATCCGCCGGGGTTACGTCCTCCAGAGTTACCAGACATCCGATCGGCGCGTCCGGCCGCTATCGTTAACGACTAGCGGTGAGGACTTAGAACGGGCTTGCCATGACCTGCTGATTAAGTCGGCTAAGATCATGAGTGAGACGCCTCTCAAAGATGAAGGCAGTCAGGTGACCGTGGGGGAATTGACCCAGATGTTGGCAGCCGCAACGGCGCAATTGACGCCCGAATCCTCAGAATCGTAA